One stretch of Roseimicrobium sp. ORNL1 DNA includes these proteins:
- a CDS encoding polysaccharide pyruvyl transferase family protein — MKIAFVGASGYGNVGDNTYPFVFSKYLPEHELLFFNSDLPKDMPADLDLLVFGGGGILYNNPSGEDLSALSPHFCQMRYYLKWAVETGVPFGFSSCGFQFRVETEELFREVLKPWIPYFEQARFITLRSPNCVRIMEELVPDSEPRFYPDAGYLMSQLVEVDSCWENMLTVAVAGKMFPGDPLCKRFMQFLGSMKYETVWMSMGAPVDDAPNLSFARRRFPETRVIEAPTPEEAYRQISRSRLVMTGRYHGMVFARASGVPFYFPEDVPYKLRHEDFETAPAEAMGHITVLREAIARLAPAPGRELAPTEPAMS; from the coding sequence ATGAAGATCGCCTTCGTCGGGGCGAGCGGCTATGGCAATGTGGGGGACAACACCTATCCGTTTGTTTTTTCCAAGTACCTGCCGGAGCACGAGCTGCTCTTCTTCAACTCGGACCTCCCCAAGGACATGCCGGCGGATCTCGATCTGCTGGTCTTTGGCGGCGGCGGCATCCTGTACAACAATCCCTCGGGCGAAGACTTGTCGGCCCTGTCGCCGCACTTCTGCCAGATGCGGTACTACCTGAAGTGGGCGGTCGAAACCGGCGTGCCCTTCGGGTTTTCGTCCTGCGGCTTTCAGTTCCGGGTGGAGACAGAGGAGTTGTTCCGAGAAGTGCTGAAGCCGTGGATTCCCTACTTCGAGCAGGCCCGGTTCATCACGCTGCGCTCGCCCAATTGCGTGCGCATCATGGAGGAGCTGGTACCGGACAGCGAACCACGGTTCTACCCGGATGCGGGCTATCTGATGTCGCAACTGGTCGAAGTGGACTCCTGCTGGGAGAACATGCTCACGGTCGCGGTGGCTGGGAAGATGTTTCCCGGAGATCCCCTGTGCAAGCGCTTCATGCAGTTCCTCGGTTCCATGAAGTATGAAACGGTGTGGATGAGCATGGGCGCGCCGGTGGATGATGCGCCGAACCTCTCCTTTGCGCGCCGCCGGTTTCCGGAAACCAGGGTTATTGAGGCGCCCACGCCGGAGGAGGCGTACCGCCAGATTTCCCGCTCACGGCTGGTGATGACCGGTCGCTACCACGGCATGGTCTTCGCTCGGGCCAGCGGCGTGCCGTTCTACTTCCCGGAGGACGTGCCCTACAAGTTGCGGCATGAGGATTTCGAAACAGCGCCGGCGGAGGCTATGGGCCACATCACGGTGCTGCGGGAGGCGATTGCACGTCTGGCACCGGCGCCGGGGCGGGAGCTGGCACCCACTGAGCCAGCCATGTCTTGA